One region of Sphingomonas abietis genomic DNA includes:
- a CDS encoding squalene/phytoene synthase family protein, with protein sequence MTNVDREAPLPPEIEIALAYLPENKRRRVASLFELDAHLGSLVARAREPTIGLLRLTWWRDALAALDGGSVPPEPLLLALSQSGLPGAALADLTEGWEVLLDDPDLTDATIAWHAERRGAALFALAGGLLGSRDADAQRLAGAGAGWALTDLARHLSTRDRVVAVLSAARPPLDRAMATRWPNALRPLGMLAVLAREDARRGHEALRPPASRGRLLRLLAHRWTGR encoded by the coding sequence ATGACGAACGTGGACCGGGAGGCGCCGCTCCCGCCGGAAATCGAGATCGCGCTCGCCTATCTGCCGGAAAATAAGCGCCGGCGCGTGGCCAGTCTCTTCGAGCTCGATGCCCATCTCGGCAGTCTGGTGGCGCGGGCGCGCGAACCCACCATCGGTCTCCTGCGGCTGACCTGGTGGCGCGATGCTCTGGCAGCGCTGGACGGCGGCAGCGTCCCGCCCGAGCCGTTGTTGCTGGCGCTCTCCCAATCGGGCCTGCCCGGCGCCGCGCTGGCGGATTTGACCGAAGGTTGGGAGGTGTTGCTTGACGATCCGGACCTGACGGACGCGACCATCGCATGGCATGCCGAGCGGCGTGGGGCTGCGCTTTTCGCTCTGGCCGGGGGCTTGCTGGGAAGCCGGGATGCCGATGCCCAGCGGCTGGCCGGCGCAGGCGCGGGTTGGGCGCTGACCGATCTCGCCCGCCATCTATCGACGCGCGACCGCGTCGTTGCCGTGTTAAGCGCTGCGCGGCCACCGCTCGACCGCGCGATGGCGACGCGCTGGCCCAATGCTCTGCGTCCGCTCGGCATGTTGGCGGTGCTGGCGCGGGAGGATGCGCGGCGCGGGCATGAGGCGCTGCGGCCGCCGGCCTCGCGCGGGCGGCTGCTCCGACTGCTCGCGCATCGCTGGACTGGCCGCTGA
- a CDS encoding TadE/TadG family type IV pilus assembly protein has protein sequence MRSQRIGNVFTLFARMMRDKGGNVLMIAAAAMIPLTGMVGGAIDLSRLYLVKVRLQHACDAGALAGRRSMAGGAWGADDLSVANQFFTGNFLNGAYGTGTVTTAFTQPTGSTTVHGVASTTVPMTLMRVFAIPTKTVSVSCDSDMQMPNTDVMFVLDNTGSMSCDPNGNSCYSGSTSKIYGLKNAVKCFYEVLAQLKTNGSCTSTITNAGIANGTQLRFGFVPYTTNVNLKSLLLPSNYYATSWPYQSREVYQYWGNWSNTNISCNNVPQNTSTTQYQKVTTNNYGWGGGTSCTVQSRTLSNEWHYGQVNLNLSGFSPSSSSVSLPIGNNYTNTSVTWDGCTEEAAATTDINSMADGQLAPALPDAIYLRASGTGSLSSNSMTTSDQYTTSNYYNSVRANFYFCPTAAQKLQTWSTSTFDNYVDSLVASGNTYHDVGMLWGGRLLSPEGIYKTDNTTTATGGQIQRHMIFMTDGDAQSFACDYQQFGIAWWDRRTDSNVGSASNCAGVNSTLSNDINTRLAALCTSVKAEPNTILWVISFGGTGIASDTKQRLQTCATDSSHYFDATSNASLQTAFQTIAAKIAQLRITK, from the coding sequence ATGCGGTCGCAGCGGATTGGCAATGTCTTCACCCTGTTCGCGCGCATGATGCGCGACAAGGGTGGCAACGTGCTCATGATCGCCGCAGCCGCGATGATCCCGCTGACCGGGATGGTGGGCGGCGCCATCGATCTCAGCCGACTCTATCTGGTCAAGGTCCGTCTCCAGCACGCTTGCGACGCCGGCGCGCTCGCCGGCCGCCGGTCGATGGCCGGCGGCGCATGGGGCGCCGACGATCTGTCCGTCGCCAATCAGTTCTTCACCGGCAATTTCCTGAACGGCGCCTACGGCACCGGCACGGTGACGACGGCCTTCACCCAGCCGACCGGAAGCACGACCGTGCATGGCGTCGCCTCGACGACCGTGCCGATGACGCTGATGCGGGTGTTCGCCATCCCCACCAAGACGGTGTCCGTCAGCTGCGATTCCGACATGCAGATGCCCAACACCGATGTGATGTTCGTGCTCGACAACACCGGCTCGATGTCGTGCGATCCCAATGGCAATAGCTGCTACTCGGGTTCGACGTCGAAGATCTACGGTCTCAAGAACGCGGTCAAATGCTTCTATGAGGTTCTGGCCCAGCTCAAAACGAACGGCAGCTGCACGAGCACGATCACCAATGCCGGTATAGCGAACGGAACCCAGCTGCGCTTTGGCTTCGTGCCCTACACGACCAACGTCAACCTCAAAAGCCTCCTGCTGCCGTCGAACTACTATGCGACGAGCTGGCCTTACCAGTCGCGTGAAGTCTACCAATATTGGGGCAACTGGTCTAACACCAACATATCCTGCAACAACGTCCCGCAGAACACATCCACCACGCAATATCAAAAGGTCACGACCAACAACTACGGATGGGGCGGCGGCACGAGCTGCACGGTCCAGTCGCGCACGCTCAGCAACGAATGGCATTATGGCCAGGTCAACCTCAACCTCAGCGGATTCAGCCCGTCGAGCAGCAGCGTTTCCCTGCCTATCGGAAACAATTACACCAACACTTCGGTGACATGGGATGGCTGCACCGAAGAGGCCGCGGCAACCACCGACATCAACTCGATGGCCGACGGCCAGCTCGCGCCGGCATTGCCCGACGCCATCTACCTGCGCGCTTCGGGAACGGGTTCGTTGAGCAGCAACAGCATGACGACCAGCGACCAGTATACGACCAGCAATTATTACAACAGCGTCCGCGCCAATTTCTATTTCTGTCCCACCGCGGCGCAGAAACTACAGACCTGGTCGACCTCCACGTTCGACAACTATGTCGATTCGCTGGTCGCGTCCGGCAACACCTATCACGATGTCGGGATGCTTTGGGGCGGCCGCCTGCTCTCGCCCGAAGGCATTTACAAGACGGATAACACCACCACCGCCACCGGCGGCCAGATCCAGCGGCACATGATCTTCATGACCGACGGCGATGCCCAGTCGTTCGCCTGCGATTATCAGCAGTTCGGCATCGCCTGGTGGGATCGGCGAACGGACAGCAATGTCGGCTCGGCCTCCAATTGCGCCGGCGTCAACTCCACGCTGTCCAACGACATCAACACGCGCCTCGCCGCGCTCTGCACCTCAGTGAAGGCCGAGCCCAACACGATCCTCTGGGTGATCTCCTTCGGGGGCACCGGGATCGCAAGCGATACCAAGCAGCGCCTGCAGACCTGCGCCACCGACAGTTCGCACTATTTCGATGCCACCTCCAACGCGAGCCTGCAGACGGCCTTCCAGACGATCGCTGCCAAAATCGCGCAGTTGAGGATCACAAAATGA
- a CDS encoding EF-hand domain-containing protein — protein MWRYLAGVASALFLVTAGFLIWTGLASRDEHIPPPPVLAQAFAAPVATAPVAVDAPQATEQTREQKRFSRSDHNKDGKIDRDEYLAARRRNFAKLDSNGDGKLSFDEYAVKGEAKFAAADADRSGALDPQEFATTRVVRKARPRCPPAGQAAPAATDSGEDNG, from the coding sequence ATGTGGCGATATCTCGCGGGGGTGGCATCGGCGTTGTTTCTGGTGACGGCCGGGTTCCTGATCTGGACCGGCCTCGCCAGTCGGGACGAGCATATTCCGCCGCCGCCGGTACTGGCCCAGGCTTTCGCCGCGCCGGTCGCCACCGCGCCGGTGGCAGTGGATGCGCCCCAGGCCACCGAGCAGACCCGCGAGCAGAAGCGGTTCAGCCGATCCGATCACAACAAGGATGGCAAGATCGATCGCGACGAATATCTCGCCGCCCGCCGCCGCAACTTCGCCAAGCTCGATAGCAATGGCGACGGCAAATTGTCGTTCGACGAATATGCGGTGAAGGGCGAGGCCAAGTTCGCCGCCGCCGACGCCGACCGATCGGGCGCGCTCGACCCCCAGGAGTTCGCGACGACGCGGGTGGTCCGCAAGGCCAGGCCGCGCTGCCCGCCGGCCGGCCAGGCGGCGCCGGCGGCGACGGATAGCGGGGAGGATAATGGTTAG
- the trmFO gene encoding methylenetetrahydrofolate--tRNA-(uracil(54)-C(5))-methyltransferase (FADH(2)-oxidizing) TrmFO, translated as MHDIHIIGGGLAGSEAAWQLAEAGFKVRLSEMRGVEGTPAHHTDDLAELVCSNSFRSDDAEKNAVGLLHEEMRTLGSLILREGDAHRVPAGSALAMDRDGFSAGVTAAITAHPNIELVRERIDALPDGPAIIATGPLTAANLAGAIAAETGQDALAFFDAIAPIVHRDSIDMETCWFQSRWNKGDGKDYINCPMNREEYDAFIQALLDGEKTEFKQWEKDTPYFDGCMPIEVMASRGKETLRHGPMKPVGLDDPRTGRWPCAVVQLRQDNALGTLWNIVGFQTKLKHAEQVRIFRMIPGLQNAEFARLGGLHRNTFLRSPVLLDDTFRLKSRLHVRFAGQITGCEGYVESAAIGLLAGRFAAAELAGRTLAPPPPTTALGALLGHITGGGEADTYQPMNVNFGLFPPFESLPRKADRKLAYTNRARADLATWQEEIAAVPA; from the coding sequence ATGCATGACATTCATATCATCGGCGGCGGCCTCGCCGGGTCCGAAGCCGCGTGGCAGCTCGCCGAAGCCGGCTTCAAGGTGCGCCTTTCCGAAATGCGCGGCGTCGAGGGCACGCCCGCCCACCATACCGACGATCTCGCCGAACTGGTCTGCTCGAACAGCTTCCGGTCGGACGACGCCGAGAAGAATGCGGTCGGCCTGCTCCATGAGGAGATGCGGACGCTGGGATCGCTGATCCTGCGCGAGGGCGATGCCCACCGCGTGCCCGCCGGATCGGCGCTGGCGATGGATCGCGACGGCTTCTCCGCCGGCGTCACCGCCGCGATCACCGCCCATCCCAACATCGAACTGGTCCGCGAGCGGATCGACGCGCTGCCGGACGGGCCAGCGATCATCGCCACCGGCCCGCTCACCGCCGCCAATCTCGCCGGCGCGATCGCCGCCGAGACCGGGCAGGACGCGCTCGCCTTCTTCGACGCCATCGCCCCGATCGTCCACCGCGACAGCATCGACATGGAAACCTGCTGGTTCCAGTCGCGCTGGAACAAGGGCGACGGCAAGGATTACATCAACTGCCCGATGAACCGGGAGGAGTATGACGCCTTCATCCAGGCGCTGCTCGACGGCGAGAAGACCGAGTTCAAGCAGTGGGAAAAGGACACCCCCTATTTCGACGGCTGCATGCCGATCGAGGTGATGGCGTCGCGCGGCAAGGAGACGCTGCGCCACGGCCCGATGAAGCCGGTCGGCCTCGACGATCCGCGCACCGGGCGCTGGCCCTGCGCCGTCGTCCAGCTGCGGCAGGATAATGCGCTGGGCACGCTGTGGAACATCGTCGGCTTCCAGACCAAGCTCAAGCATGCCGAGCAGGTCCGCATCTTCCGGATGATCCCCGGCCTCCAGAATGCCGAGTTCGCGCGGCTGGGCGGCCTGCATCGCAACACCTTCCTGCGCTCGCCGGTGCTGCTCGACGACACCTTCCGCCTGAAGAGCCGCCTCCATGTGCGCTTCGCGGGCCAGATCACCGGCTGCGAGGGCTATGTCGAGAGCGCCGCGATCGGGCTGCTGGCGGGGCGCTTCGCCGCCGCCGAGCTGGCCGGCCGCACGCTGGCGCCGCCCCCGCCGACGACGGCGCTGGGCGCGCTGCTCGGCCACATCACCGGGGGCGGCGAGGCCGACACCTATCAGCCGATGAACGTCAATTTCGGGCTGTTCCCGCCGTTCGAATCGCTGCCGCGCAAGGCCGATCGCAAGCTCGCCTACACCAATCGCGCCCGCGCCGATCTGGCGACGTGGCAGGAAGAGATCGCGGCAGTGCCCGCTTAA